A window of Phragmites australis chromosome 2, lpPhrAust1.1, whole genome shotgun sequence genomic DNA:
GATCAATGGATGGGCCGCATCCGGGCCTAAATGGGCCTGGGCCGGGCTTGATGCATAGTACTGGGCTGCACAGTACTAGCCCACTTGCGTCTTGGGTTGGTGGCGAAATGGGCTAAGAAAGCTGGGCTGGCCCACGGACGTACGACCTTTGGCAGCCGGGCCGGCCTGGTAGGCCAACCGGCCACTGGGACGAGCCATGGCCCAATTGGCTAGGCCGAGCCATGGCCCGTGGCTGCTGGGTGGTCTTGCCTCTGGAGTCTCGCCGCGGCTAAAGGCTAAGCGGgtcgcagactgcctccctcggtcCCATCgtcagcttcacctctggcaaccaCCATAGGACTCCGAATGGCCTTATCTCCAGAGCCTCACTGCGGCTAAAGGCCAAGCGAGTCATGGACTACCTCATATGCGGCCCACTCGTCAGCTTCACCTCCCGCAAGCGCCGCGGGACTCCGGGTGACCttacctctggagcctcacCACGGCTAAAGGACCAGGGAGTCCCAGACCACCTCCCTCAGCCTTCGACTACCGCCACGGGACTCCAAGTGGCCTCACCTCTGGAACCTCTCCACGGCTGAAGGCCGAGTGGGTCGCGAACCGCCTCCCTCGGCCCTCTCAATAGCTACATCCCAGCGATCACCATCGGGCTCTGGATGGATTGCCTTGAATCGGaatctgaaacaaatttagAGTGGTGTCTGTACCGGCTTCGGATAGAAGAGAGGGCTCGTTGCTCCAGCTGCCAAGACAACCGCGGCGTGCGAAAAGGCCAGGGAAGGTACCACACTTTGGGGATCGAAGGCACATAAAACACACGTCTGGCCACTTATTCGGAGGATCGTCCACATTTTGATCCAAAAAAAGACATCAAGCAGTTCCAAGGATTTATTTTCATTGCTAATAACCTGCACATTTAAAGGACGTTTACGAAGGAGACATTGACAAACGAAAACAAATCTTGAGAGAGCAATCCaggggaaaaagagtacaaggtgatgATCAAGGATGCTACAATCGGCGGCACATGTCATGACTGATGCGCTTCATCTGCGGCCTACCACTATGAAGACTAATACAGTAGCTGATCTCTGAGTCGccagaggatgaggaagaggatggAACAAGATCCGTTGTGGCCCCTttcccctcctcctcgacctTTTTCTTCTTCGCCTTCACACGCACTGCAATTACCACACGTCATCTAGTACTTATGTTGAGAACAAAGAAAATATCCCCCCCCCCAATGACGGTTCAAGTGGCAAGAAGACTCGTCATCAGAGAAGCTTACTCCAGCTTCCGCATGGACTCCGAAATATGGTTCCTCTGCCAGCATCTCAACGGCCTTCGGCTTTGATGTTATCTACACCTCCGAGCCTTGCCACTTCCATCAGGCCCCAACATCGTCGCTTATGGTTATTACTGAGAGATTCCTCTATGGATTGAAGCTATGTTATGGGATATCCTGACTACTATGTCGGGCTAGAGCTAGTTCCTTTTACATCCGCTCACCTCTTCTCAACTCGGGCTAGCGAATGAGGGGTATTGTTGGGAAAATACCCCAGCCCACAGACATTGCTAAAAGGTCACCACCAGAAGCTCCTCTAGAGCCCTTGGGCTCCAGATCCAAAGGAAGAAGCTTGACTTCCGGAGGCTGTAGGCCCTTCCAGCTCCTGTCCCTTAAGATAGGAGAAGAAGCCATCCTCTAGGGGAGGTTGGAGGTTGTCTCTAAGGACCCTCGATGCCCCGGTATCACTGGCCTCCCGGAGCCACAGCCTCCCGAAGCTCCAACCTCCCGAAGGCCCTTATCTCTCGGAGCCTACATGAAGGGGCCATCAGACCTTGGAAAAAGATCAACCAGAGTGGACCTACTAGTCGTCCTTCACCTGCGAGGAGGTGACATACATTTAATGCGACGCAAGTGAAGGCCATCCTGATATCTTGCCATTGCGACATCACAATAGGTGACTAATAGAATACCATGTCTTTATGGTCACTTGCATCACTGTATcaccatagtagataatatcttctaaattAGGGGCAAAGGTATCCTACCTAGACCTGTATTGTGTGATTCAACCGGCTCTAGGTCCATGACGTATTGAGATATTTGTATTGTTGTATCATTGTAAGGGCATATCTATATATCTGTACCTTGGATATCCCTATAAATACATACTCTTGGCCATCAGGCCAAGGGATCGATCCTTTTTACCATTAACATATTTAGTGTTCCCccctctccatttcttctctaagtttcaGCCACTCCTGTGAGTGAGCCCTCGCCACACTTATTCATGCAAGATATCTTCTTGTGCCAACATTATCTAATAGAATTAACGATCATTGTGTACTTATGACTCGCAACTACTCGGTTGATGGCACACGTCATACCTGGCCCATGGCATTCCATAGGGCTTGAGCGTTTGGGTAGCGGCATAGTGCATGATAGACATCTTCTTTTTCTGTTCCAAACACAACAAATATCATCTAGCTTGAGACGGTGGCAACGTTTATTATCTCGAGTACTCGAACTGTTGGTAGCAGCTTTTCAAGCAAAGATGTGCACCTTTTGCAGAACAGGACACTTCCAGATGTGATTTCATAATAGGTTGCAACCATTCGGTTGTGAGCTAGCAGCCTTGCCTCAAGCATCTCGCCTCTGAATATCCATTGCTAATCTATATGCATTTCTCACTATGAACACACCATTTTTCTCTCGGCGCCAAGATAAAAAATCATCACCACGCCAACATGAAATTTTGATTTTTACAATGTCTTTTACATCCACCAGCAAGGTTTGATCGAGATTCTATATATCCCAAGCACCATTCACATTCAGGAATGCTGAAACATGCTTAATTTTGCAATTACCCTCCGTGAGGTATTCCTTGGAATCCAAGGATCTCTTAAAACTCTGATAAAATATccattagaccatctccaactatattcccttcatttcattcccttcccgattcctcTCCATGTTcccattcattttattttctttcacctCCAACAACTTCCCTCTGAAGGGAATTGtgaaaggaaaggagaagaaTCTCAcactgaagggaatgaccttgtgaaaggatctaatggccctagaaggggggggggtgaatagggcactaatcaaaaactaaaccaactaccgaattctagaacaaagagcaaccttagcctagaatgaataaaagcaactagacgaactaacaagctagaatgataagcacaaacatgcaatCATATAGAATATAAGTAAAGTACAGAATTGAAACCTTCATGAacgaaatgctagaagcaaaatgcggaatgtaacaagagtaggaaAAAAGGTACACCgagtttttcccgaggtatcgaagagttggcactacccactaatcctcgttggagcatccacataAGGATgttgctcccccttgagtcaccaagactcaagtgctcattaatgattgccacttcttcaTCTCCGGATTGACGgatatcaaaccaagtatatgAGCTTCCCGAgactcccacaagacctccaagagctcactgagaacacctccaatctccaagaccagctaggtgttaccaactactaagagtaacaaactaactggttcacttgatcactatcaagcctaaacaacaACTAGATAcacactcgctactcttggaacgctaatgaagtccttaatcttcaattaagaacttgcaaattaCCTCAAGTGttctcccttgcctctaaatgATACACAATGTGTATGAATACTTCTAGGTTGCAAGAAAGATGAATGAAACCAAGtaaggggtatatataggctagaggtccaaatcgagtcgttgcccaaccactcactttttctatgaacacccgatggtccggtgcacacgcctctattaacaccggataatccagtgagtttACTTTTTCCACACGCAGGTCTGACAATtgtcagtagccgttgcaaaatgctctggtgttcctCCATATAGcatcaccagatagtccggtgagttataatccatttccttcgaaaataccaagcttctgttaaatagtccggtgataactcttttaagtcaccggacaatccggtcagttcaactcaTATTTTCTCCACAAAATagtccttctgttaaatagtctggtgtatgTGTCCTTCAGatcatcggacaatccggtgcatgtaacttcaaatttctttgaaaattgacttttctgttaaatgctccggtataAAATTCCtcccatcaccggacaatccggtgagatcaTTTGAAATCTTTACAAAGAGggaaattagtccggtgagtttaatCCTTCTcgcaccggacaatccggtgagaacaaactttctgaaactcgtccaattcaatcgactttgagttctaacttctcaacttctcacctataaatttttttagctacttagtgctagattttcacaagtgtgcatccaaatATGTCTagctagactcaactaggtcaagctacaacacttagcccctttatagtacaataaaaagataaaaaaagacatatatctactctaagtgtcatttatcaccttgtgatacttagaactagaagatctttaatcttgacgtaaatgtcctttgatcgaccaataaAATTTCATGAGGGACAAAAAaacccattcaatcattgtgaactaaaaattTGATTCCCTTCGAAACATACTCATTAGTCACAATGAAacggttatcattaatcaccgaaacacttaccacttacttaAGGATCTAGATGCTACACCTTGAGAATACATTTGTGATGAGAACCATAAAAGTAAACCGTTAAAacgttaaaagaaaaaaaaattcttttataAAAGAATTTTAAGTTCCTGACAGAAATCCCTTAGAGATAGTCTTACCTACACACCAAATCAGACATTGCTTCAAAGGTCTAAGCCATGTTCAGGCAAACATATCTATATTTGAATTCAGCCATTGTGATCCTAAcaaagaattttattttttatggctCACAAGTCTTTTTTGGCGATTGCGAGAAGAGAAGCATAGATATTTTCCCAACTTTTGAAGCTTAATTTTGAACAATCCCACAAGGCGTTAATTTGGGATGCTGACTCCAATCCATTTCAATCAGTTTGATGATTGGATTAGTTTAACTTTAGCCTGTGCCTGTCAGTGCTCCATTCTTTACGAGCACATATTTGGTTTgaagattaaaaataaaaataaaaagtccaAATTACTCTAAACTATTTTTAATTCTGGATAACCTCGAActttaaaattatttatttaactCACTAAACTTTAAATATTGAATCACATAACTACCTAGAGTGATTTGCAACATATATTTTGATGACGTGGCTATCACGTAACATGTTTTTACCACGTGGCTACCACGCCATGTATCTTGCGCGTGTGTTTTGAAACCGAGTTAGCTTGGGCACCGACGGAGCTCATCGCATATGAGTTGAGTCATCTGACTCGAGAGAGAGGACGatgggagggagagaaaggcAGAGAGAGGCCGACCAAAAGGGGAAGAAGCCGATATGAGAGGGGTGAGCGGGAAAAATATGATTTATAGGTCTATTTGCCACATGTGTATTGCCATATCAGCGAAAAAGACATAATGGATTGTCATATCAATGAAACCGTCATCAAGTGGGcaaaaccaccgagaaaaaCTAATCTATAGGGTTATGTGATCTAGTATTTAAAGTTTGAAAAGTTAAATAAACGGTTTTAAAGTTCGGAGGCTATCCGAAcactaaaataatttaaaagagtAATTCGGATTCTTTCAAAAAAAGTTTATGCATCGCATTGTGACATGATCCTACGGTTGATCGGGTTGATTCCTTAACGAAAGAATAATCatggggaaaaaaagagagcataTGCTCACCGTTGACTGCCACTTACTCCACACCAACAAATCTCGTCGTCatgtcaaaagaaaaaaaaatcaaatagcaTATTAAAAAACAACTCTCGGGCTCGGGACCATCGCCTGCCTTGCCCAGGGTTTCGCTTATCGTCGGTTACCGCACCGTATTTGTAAATCGAACGGTTTTtatatttaaattaaaaatatttaaaataaatagttctaaaaatagagataattctaagatcttATGTGAACAaatattcaaaaataatgtcatttgcatcatattttataaagaggaagtttgaaaaattaatatatattaaagtgtgcaactcatttattaacttatattaagaaaattttaatatgtaaacacatattttcctTATGTAGGGTGtatgatctttaaaattgggttTACTTCATTTAaagtttattaatttctctataatttttataaagttcataagcataaagtggATATGTaaataaacaacatagtaattaacttttttgtgtctaccattattttctctatataaagaatagtataagtaaactaataaaagtggtttcactaattttggaggtatgATATGTTAATTAAGAATTAATCTAGCtgtaacatatttacacaatcttgtatgttacaataactgGTTAATGAGTTCacgtatttttaaaagatatgggagcatgtaagaagactaacaaaattggtttcatgatttttgtatTATCAAAGAGTAAtatatgcatttaacttggtttagtaaatatattttatcatagaaaatattcaacatttttatgagtataaatagtTTTATCATATAGAAGATGTTAcaacaaacaaaatttgttttacttgatttgaagctcagataaattagttattgattttacaagaatgagctattttttgattttttgttgaacttcactaaaattaaaaaaaaaaacgctcGATAAATCACTAAAATCAAACAGTTAACAATAAGTCGAATAGTTACCTATAatgcaaaaaatatgaaaaaaatcgGTCGATAAATCATCGAATGCGCTGGATAACCGGTTGtgggaggatgaactccacaagcggggatccagagggatccctttgagattcggtcgggggatgattctgaatctacctcgtacgtgaaataaatgagagtaaatgagatgcaggtggaaggGATGATCGGATGTAGGACGAAATAAATGCTCAGAggattttagacaagttcgggctgCACGaaacgtaataccctactcttgtgtgtatgctataaatgctcagggaatgcctctctgaggacatcttgtgttacaaggatgtttgtctaagtctagagcttcatgaGCTTGTCTCGGTCTTAAAGAAGTCGATGTCTTCTGTGTGTCTCGATCTTCTCTGTCCTGAGTCAGTTGTGAGAGAGTTTTTTCTTCTCCgaggagcccgcccctcttttataccccgtcggggcgggtagcgtgcccagaaaggatggcgtgagttccaagacgccataaatagaaagcaaccatcataggccacggggagggcccaccgggcagccaccgagaaCCCctcgtgcccgcccggtcagagcgagcctggcATAGCAGAGCGACAGGCGATATGcatcgagccctgcgacgttattcCGAGGCACGCCGggtgacgcgcgatgggacccgcgcattaaatgtccccacacctccctgctagggagtggcagggactgatagcaggcgtggggggagtggttggaagtgacaggtcacgcaccctcttaaatgcagcatcgggcctctcaccaattgacacctcaccgcggtgcccttgtggggaccaccggcgaaagACTTCTCaaatcctcggggaactgtgagtgctcggggattacTGTTTATAGcttcgagcactctctcctggatatgccctttcttggtcctcagggaactcgggtattcggggaccactgttcatggccccgagcgtcctctcctgGATTtgtgactgctcgggtcctcggggaactcggggaccattgttcatggccccgagcaccctctcccggaacttgggtcatcgaggaactcggagaccactgttcatggccccgagcaccctcttccggaaCTTGGTCATCGAGGAACTTGGGTCCTCGGAGACCATTGTTCataaccccgagcaccctctcccggaacttggttttctcgggtcatcggggaactcgggtactcggagaccactgttcatggccccgagcaccatctcccagaacttggtcttctcggacctcagggagataatccctgagggaaggcgccacatggcactctgctgtcctggtctcggaactcggggacccctgattcccatgtcaccgacactggtgtaattcgaccggttaccgaataTTGATTCGACTAATTTTTCTCTAGATTTCAAATTTAACTAagtaaattttaaatattttttaataactaTAAATTTTCGGTTACCGTAGGACAGTTTTTAAGATTCAAACGGTTTTACTCCTATCCGTTTTTCAATCCTTGTCACTTTTGATCAAACACGTATACCAAGATATACTAAAAGTAGTATAAATTTTAAatgtgaaatgataaaaatattcttaaaaactatctaaaatattCTAAAACCTACTTTAAATAAGTGGATAAGAAATATTTTGTAGGGATAAATTAGGAACTACGTCTAAAAAATATGAAgtgatatttatttaaaaataaataaattagtcAAAAGTGATAAATATTAGGAAAGTATAAACCTGGTCCGGTCCTGCCGCCCGATGCACGGCGTGGACCTGGAACGGTCGCCGCGCGGCAGCCTCGTTGACACCTGACGCGCCAACAGACCGAGAGCACGGCACGGCATTCCACGCTCCGGGACGGCGAGAAGCGACTTCCCAATTCCCATCCACCGGCCGCGCCTCGCGCACGCCTTGGTGCGGAAAAGCCGCGCTTTTTTCCTGGTTCCTCCTCCCCCCACCAGTCCACCACAGCCAGTCGCCCTCGCCAGTTCGTTCCACAGCCCCACTCCCATTCCCAATCCAACTGCTCCGTCTCGTCCTCCCCGTCCGGGAGCCCATCCAAGAACGCGTGACGCGCCGAGAGGCCCCCGAGGTGCGTGCCTGTCTTCCCGCCGCCTCCCCGATCGATCCAGCCGTGCGAATTACCGGTTGCTACCGGTTCCGTCGTGCTTCATCGGGTATGGGGTACCTTGTTCGGCGGGTTGGGATAGATTCGTGCTGCTGGTCTCGTGTTTCTCGGTAGATTTTTCGTAGATGCGGGGTGACGCTTCGATCCGCTCCTCCTCGGGCGCCGGTGATTCCGGTCTGGCTCCCGGAAGATTGGAGCTGCCTACTGGCAGTTACTGTGTTTCGTTGACTCGATCTCCACCCACCAGTTCGTGACAGTGTCAGATCCGATCCTACCTCTGTCTGTACCTTGGTATATGCTAGTACCTGATCGTGTTAGAATGTTATGGCACCCTGGTGGTCGCTGTTCTGTTAGTCTCATTTCATGGTCCTCATGGATGCTATTGGTACCAGATTAGAATTCCTGCTGTCACCAAAAAAATGACATTTTGGAGAGCATGCAGTCAACTAATGTCAAGTTCAACCTACAAGATTCATATGTATTTCGATTTCTCATATCGAAATGGCATGTGTAGGTTCatctcaaaaaatattttataatataattatGTTATTTAGTTTTAAACATATAGTTTGATACAAATTAATGGCCAAACTGGTGTTTTGCGACTGTGTTCATGTCCAAAATGTCGCTATCTTATGACTGGAGGGACTAATTTTAACTAGTCAACTGCTCCACATAAAAGCTAGAGTAGTACTTCGGCAATTGTTAGCTTTTGCCTTTTTACCTAAATACTTGTTAGCTGCACAATTTTGCTGCGCCAATTGATAAGCTGTCAATTTTTCAATATGTTCTTTTTgccaacttttttatttatttttgcacACGCAGTAGCTGATTGAATTTAGtgtctgtttgttttttattatgattccaATAATCTAGATtttgattctcacaatctagaatctaaattgttagaatttggattgtacaatctaaaacaaacaacACCATATCATTAaaatctctcccctctctccccctcccctacagactctccctcccctcccagagtctcctctttctcctcggCACGGTTCTCCTACTGCATCATGGTTGCACGTCCTTTGACCACTCCCATTTGTTATCCATTTCCTCCCCTCGCTTTCTAGAAACACATAACGCGAAGGAAGCCAACTAGCCAACCAAAGCCAAGAAGCCGACACAACCATGGTGGTCGGCGGGGATGCCAATGGCGGCGTGCGCCAGCGCGGGTGCTCGTGCACAAAGGCGGACTTCTTCCCGGAGGAGTCGTTATCGAGCTGGTCGGCGTACGGTCACACGCTACGGAGCATGGGGTCACGGCTGGTGGACCGGCTAACGGCGCGATGCCTGGAATCGACGGAGTTGCACGAAGTGCGCGCCTGGAGCGTCGCCGACATGAAGTGAGACCTCACATTGTGGGACCTCGTGTGGTTCGACGTGGGGGCGGTCATCGGCACCAATATCTTCGTGCTCACGGGGCAGGAGCCTAGGGACGCGGTCGACTCCGCTGTCGTCATCTCCTACGTCGTTTCGACATCTCCGCCATGCTCTCCGTCTTCCGCCTCACCGGGTCGTACACGCGGAGAAGCAAGGAGAGAGCGAAgggagaaaaaaatgaaatgttATGTTTGTAATGGCAAAGTTGGATAAATATGTGCCACAATCCATAATCTATAATCCAGAAGCAGCTTTTCCCTGGATTATAGATTATGGCATAATCTACCTCCAGATTGTGGAATCTGGACTGTAAAATCGACCTGTTTGTTTTCAGTTCtgattttaaaatcagaatcctggaatcataataaaaaacaaacatggccTTAGTTTGTGcatgcttattcttcttctaaCGGTATTTATGCACGTGTTGCAGTTACGTATCTAGCGGAGCTGCCTCCTTCAAGGTACTACAATGTCCTTTctattcaagtctagcaatggtGGTACAACTGAGAAAAACTTGACCCTAGAAGAACAGCAAGAAAAGGTAAGAGCGCAATCTTGCCTGTGCATCTCCTCTGAGATTTTATTTAAATGCATTCTCCTAAGGCTGAATTTGCTGTATATTTATTGAGCAGATAAATGAATTACGCAAGGAGCTTGGTGAATATTCCTCAGTAGCCATTCAAGATTTCCTTTCAGATGCCTCATTATCGAGATTCCTTCGAGCAAGAAACTGGAATGTGCAGAAAGCTAGTAAAATGCTGAAAGCAGCTGTGAAGTGGCGGCTTGCATTCAAGCCAGAAACCATTTgctgggtgtgtttggttcaacTGATCCTTATATCCATATTTAATTAAAGATACATGTGTTTACAATGGTAGAGCAGTTCATTGAAACATTGGTGAGAAGCAGGGATCTTTGTATGTTATGCTCTGACCTATAAGCTACCTGAAAGTTCAGTATAGGACCATTTTCAGTTTAAGAACCATGATACTAATTTAAGGATGTTGTTTTATTTGATAATTGGGGGAGAACACCTTATGATTCAAAAGCTGATTGCATTTGTTTTCAAGAAGTATCTTGTATTTTCCAGTTTTACAACATGTAATAAGCTTTTCTTCCTTTCGACCTTTAGGAAGATATTGCACAGGAAGCAGAGACTGGAAAGATATATAGGGCAGACTACAAGGACAAACATGGGAGAACTGTTCTTGTATTGAGGCCTGGCTTAGAGGTTAGTTCAGATTCTGCAGATTAAATTACTGGAAATGATTGAGTTGACATCATGAGATTCTTCAGATTTTGTTCATCATCATGTGCTTATTTGCAGAGGTGTTTTGTATGGTTCTGCATTAGATATACCTGTCATCTATTATGCTTGGAAATCAGATACAGCTTGTACAAACCATGATGGTAGTGCTATCTTGCTAAGTGCTAAGCCTTCATATGAGTATTGAATTACGAATGTGGCCAGTGGTGTACATGATCTATCAACCTTTATGATCTAAGTTCAAAATCAAACTATTGGGAGAAACAAAAGAGAGTCACGCTTTACATTGAAACTTTCTTCCTTTTGTTTGCCATTAGTTTCCCTTACAGTTTTTTTAATAAGAGAATCTTTTGCTTCTCATAATACCAGTGGAGTTTTAACTATTGACTTTATATGGTAATGGTTTCATTAACGGTTACCTATTTAAAGGTTCCTTTTAAAATCTCTGTGCTTGTTAATGAACCAATATCATTCTGGAATCTAGATTGCAAAAGTTTGTTGATCAAATGTGAAACACTTAAGTTTGTAACTTCTACCCTTCTAATAttgtttgcttgatttgaaatgtAACAGAACACTTCCTCAGCAACAGGACAAATCAAGTATCTAGTTTACTCTCTGGAGAAAGCGATTATGAACCTGACGGACGATCAAGAGAAGATGGTGTGGCTGACAGATTTCCAGTGCTGGACATTGGGAAGCACACCATTGCAGGTAACCCGTGAGACTGTCAATGTCTTGCAAGACTGTTATCCTGAGAGGTTGGGGCTAGCGATCCTTTACAATCCTCCTAGGATATTTGAGTCCTTCTGGAAGGTGAGCACAGCCATCTTTTTTCAGTTCACTTATGAACCGGCATTACTTCTTCTATCTTCTCTGTATTCACCACATTGTTGTTTGTGAATTAGTCATGGACAGGGGTgtgtggaagttagctatccacgtgtcagagccatgactagacttgcaagatcttatgggtttcatctctagcctaccccaacttgtttgggactgaaaggctttgttgttgtttgtgAATTAGTATAGGAGTGATTGCCACCATGATATTGTGAAAGTACTGATTTTTCGTATTCGACACCTAACTGTGTACTTAGATGTTTCCCCATCGAAAAGAATGTCTTGGTCGATTGATGCATTATGTGCAAATACCTCTGGTGGGAGCAATGCATCATAAATAATACGGTCCAGTCTAATGCGCCAGTGTATTAGTAATTGGTTTATTAAACTACCACTTTAATTAATTATCACACTGATGAGATTCATTGAACTATTTGCTGCGCCTCCATTTCTTTAGTTAGCAGATAAACTGATCGTTAATATCATTCTCAATGAATTTTAACTGttgaaaattcaaatttaaatatgtagttgatctatatttcatatGTGTACAGCGTTCTGCTTTTCCCTAAACCTGAACCCAAGCTGTGGAACCCCTATGCAACACAGCATATGGACAATGCAAACGTAATGTATTGGATCAATTTCTGGATAAGGTGGCAGTATTCATTTAGTCCCTCATCAGGGCACGCCATTTTGCATCATTATC
This region includes:
- the LOC133893482 gene encoding uncharacterized protein LOC133893482, with the protein product MSFLFKSSNGGTTEKNLTLEEQQEKINELRKELGEYSSVAIQDFLSDASLSRFLRARNWNVQKASKMLKAAVKWRLAFKPETICWEDIAQEAETGKIYRADYKDKHGRTVLVLRPGLENTSSATGQIKYLVYSLEKAIMNLTDDQEKMVWLTDFQCWTLGSTPLQVTRETVNVLQDCYPERLGLAILYNPPRIFESFWKIVKPFLDHETRNKVKFVYSNDKESQKIMAEVFDIDKLDTAFGGNNPAGFEYSNYSEQMREDDKKMGSLHGTNGSLLSQGQPDESAEEANGADSDASSEASFYSGTESPKHEDGEQGVPKNG